Proteins co-encoded in one Fusarium musae strain F31 chromosome 3, whole genome shotgun sequence genomic window:
- a CDS encoding hypothetical protein (EggNog:ENOG41) — protein sequence MAASNLSTYSDCVSSLRNSLKFLESSVATLDNGVSDFPRLVNVLKTVRHYELIPQPTLAAAEASLRDEIGPYIALLLARADSQIERQERRIETLKARAELQQGRLSRPDDDYDDYGGKSKKQRTGSRKLTAEEKLRARAVRQRKEALRYGVERLELEVLQKERELRKRLEG from the exons ATGGCCGCCAGCAACCTCTCGACATACTCCGATTGCGTCTCTTCTCTCCGCAACTCCCTCAAATTCCTCGAATCTTCCGTTGCGACTCTGGATAATGGCGTATCCGATTTCCCCCGTCTAGTCAACGTCCTTAAGACCGTCCGC CACTACGAACTCATTCCACAACCCACTCTCGCTGCAGCTGAGGCCTCATTACGTGACGAAATCGGACCATATATCGCTCTCCTTCTCGCACGCGCAGACTCCCAGATCGAGCGTCAGGAGCGTCGCATCGAAACACTAAAAGCTCGCGCAGAGCTTCAGCAGGGTCGTTTATCCCGCCCAGATGATGATTACGACGATTACGGTGGAAAGTCTAAGAAGCAGCGAACCGGGAGTCGTAAGCTGACTGCAGAAGAGAAGCTCCGCGCGCGAGCAGTTCGGCAGCGCAAGGAGGCTCTGCGCTATGGTGTCGAGAgattggagctggaggtgtTGCAGAAAGAGAGGGAGCTCAGGAAGAGACTGGAGGGATGA